The following coding sequences lie in one Sandaracinaceae bacterium genomic window:
- a CDS encoding three-Cys-motif partner protein TcmP: MSGGDRPDGDAPHRFGGEWTRQKLEVLEKYLAAYTQVLKKQPFRTAYIDAFAGTGYRTDAGSEAELAEPMFPDLAADEPQDLLDGSARIALRLERAFSKYIFIERSRARCAQLEKLRDEFPERASDIEIVQGDANDEIRTLCAKDWRRHRAVMFLDPYGMQVEWSTVEAIARTKAVDLWLLFPLGIGINRLLPKSGEIPDHWRHRIDLFLGTDDWYEEFYRVEATPTLFGTDEEQLVKAGMDVVGQYFLERLGGVFADVAEPGVLRNRTGCPLYLLCFAAANPRGAKPALRIARSLLSDLR, from the coding sequence ATGAGCGGGGGGGATCGTCCTGACGGCGATGCGCCGCACCGCTTCGGCGGTGAGTGGACGCGGCAGAAGCTAGAGGTTCTCGAGAAGTACCTGGCCGCGTACACGCAGGTGCTGAAGAAGCAGCCGTTCCGGACCGCCTACATCGATGCGTTCGCCGGAACCGGCTATCGCACGGATGCGGGATCCGAAGCGGAGCTGGCGGAGCCCATGTTCCCCGACCTGGCAGCCGACGAGCCGCAAGACCTGCTGGATGGCTCGGCGAGGATCGCCCTCCGGCTCGAACGCGCCTTCTCGAAGTACATCTTCATCGAGCGTAGCCGTGCCCGGTGCGCGCAGCTCGAGAAGCTCAGGGACGAGTTCCCGGAGCGCGCGAGCGACATCGAGATCGTCCAGGGCGACGCCAATGACGAGATCCGCACCCTCTGTGCAAAGGACTGGCGCCGCCACCGGGCGGTGATGTTCCTGGACCCGTATGGGATGCAGGTGGAGTGGTCCACGGTAGAGGCCATCGCTCGCACGAAAGCCGTCGACCTCTGGCTCCTGTTCCCCCTGGGGATCGGTATCAACCGGCTGCTCCCCAAGAGCGGCGAGATCCCAGACCACTGGCGTCATCGGATCGATCTCTTCCTGGGTACCGACGACTGGTACGAGGAGTTCTACCGGGTCGAGGCCACGCCGACCCTCTTCGGCACCGACGAGGAGCAGCTGGTGAAGGCGGGCATGGACGTGGTCGGCCAGTACTTCCTCGAGCGACTCGGAGGGGTCTTTGCCGACGTCGCCGAGCCCGGCGTGCTCCGGAACCGCACGGGCTGTCCGCTGTACCTCCTGTGCTTTGCTGCGGCGAACCCGCGTGGCGCCAAGCCGGCGCTCAGGATCGCCCGGAGCCTGCTGAGCGACCTCCGCTGA
- a CDS encoding phage Gp37/Gp68 family protein produces MATQSSIEWTETTWNPVRGCTRISPGCERCYAESMAHRFSGSGGPYEGLTRNRGNGPRWTGKLRLVEDGVDEPRRWRRPRLVFVNSMSDLFHEKVPLEFIQRVFATMADCPQHTFQILTKRADRLMDVAEDLPWSSNVWMGVSVENQDYEWRIDRLREVPAEVRFLSLEPLLGPLPNLDLDGIHWVIVGGESGAGARPIKKAWVRAIRRQCRGADVPFFFKQWGGVRKKEAGRKLDGRTYDEMPVAVGA; encoded by the coding sequence GTGGCTACCCAATCGTCGATCGAGTGGACCGAGACGACCTGGAACCCGGTCAGAGGCTGCACACGGATCAGCCCCGGCTGCGAGCGCTGCTACGCTGAGTCGATGGCCCACCGCTTCAGCGGGTCGGGTGGCCCCTACGAGGGGCTCACCCGGAACCGCGGGAACGGACCGCGCTGGACCGGGAAGCTCCGGCTGGTCGAGGACGGCGTCGATGAGCCCCGCCGTTGGCGGCGCCCCCGACTCGTGTTCGTGAACTCGATGTCCGACCTCTTCCACGAGAAGGTCCCGCTCGAGTTCATCCAGCGCGTGTTCGCGACGATGGCCGACTGCCCCCAGCACACCTTCCAGATCCTCACGAAGCGCGCCGACCGCCTCATGGACGTGGCGGAAGACCTGCCGTGGTCTTCCAACGTGTGGATGGGCGTCTCGGTCGAGAACCAGGACTACGAGTGGAGGATCGACCGCCTCCGCGAGGTTCCCGCCGAAGTTCGGTTCCTCTCGCTCGAGCCCCTCCTCGGGCCCCTCCCGAACCTGGACCTCGACGGAATCCACTGGGTCATCGTCGGCGGCGAATCCGGAGCGGGAGCGCGGCCCATCAAGAAGGCGTGGGTACGCGCTATTCGACGTCAGTGTCGCGGGGCCGATGTGCCCTTCTTCTTCAAGCAGTGGGGCGGAGTGCGGAAGAAGGAGGCCGGTCGCAAGCTCGACGGCCGGACCTACGACGAGATGCCGGTGGCGGTTGGCGCGTAG